In Phaeobacter porticola, one DNA window encodes the following:
- a CDS encoding zf-TFIIB domain-containing protein, translated as MQCPIDGAQLVMTDRAGVEIDYCPQCRGVWLDRGELDKIIERSAQPVQASPAQQARRDDYRPEKYKSDKYESEKRYKKKRGGFLEDLFDF; from the coding sequence ATGCAATGTCCGATTGATGGTGCCCAGCTGGTTATGACCGACCGCGCCGGTGTAGAGATTGATTACTGCCCGCAATGCCGGGGCGTCTGGCTGGACCGGGGCGAATTGGACAAGATTATCGAACGCTCAGCGCAACCCGTGCAGGCGTCACCAGCACAGCAAGCGCGCCGGGATGACTATCGGCCAGAAAAATACAAGTCTGACAAATATGAATCCGAGAAACGCTACAAGAAAAAACGGGGCGGTTTTCTCGAGGACCTGTTTGATTTCTAA